Proteins from a single region of Desulfolutivibrio sulfoxidireducens:
- a CDS encoding PAS domain-containing sensor histidine kinase — translation MDIPDAPAGRAFSDREAMLMYRTVADFTFDWEIWLGPDGRARYVSPSCARISGYAPHTIQDDPDFFARIIHPDDYPDWRKRMDQGAESGVPSMDFRILRADGMVVWLAQETTRVCGPGGEPLGLRLSLREVTDRVAAQAALREANEGLEERVRERTAELERTNAELRREIKRGEAARKSLEESRERIRNLSAYLQDRVEDERRRISREVHDELGQTLTAMGMGLARLEHRPPADEAASRSQVAGLRELAANALATVRRIARELRPAILDDLGLCEAVSAHTRTFAESSGIAVDLEVPEVPPDLDPEQTTALFRVLQEALTNVARHAGATRVRVGLTATRRGLALTVADNGQGAPESAIRDPRAYGLLGMRERMRFFGGEATVKSVQGQGTTVTAALPLGPRRRK, via the coding sequence ATGGACATCCCCGACGCGCCGGCCGGGCGGGCCTTCTCCGACCGCGAGGCCATGCTCATGTACCGCACCGTGGCCGATTTCACCTTCGACTGGGAGATCTGGCTCGGGCCCGACGGCCGGGCGCGCTACGTCTCGCCGTCCTGCGCCCGCATCAGCGGCTATGCCCCCCACACCATCCAGGACGACCCGGACTTTTTCGCCCGGATCATCCACCCGGACGACTACCCCGACTGGCGCAAACGCATGGACCAAGGGGCGGAAAGCGGCGTGCCGTCCATGGATTTCCGCATCCTCCGGGCCGATGGGATGGTGGTTTGGCTGGCCCAGGAGACCACCCGGGTGTGCGGCCCGGGCGGCGAACCCCTGGGCCTGCGCCTGAGCCTGCGCGAGGTCACCGACCGGGTGGCCGCGCAGGCCGCCCTTCGCGAGGCCAACGAGGGCCTTGAGGAACGCGTTCGGGAACGCACGGCCGAACTCGAACGAACCAACGCCGAGTTGCGCCGGGAGATCAAACGGGGCGAGGCGGCCCGAAAAAGCCTGGAGGAATCCCGGGAGCGCATCCGAAACCTCTCGGCCTACCTCCAGGACCGCGTGGAAGACGAACGCCGCCGCATCTCCCGGGAGGTCCACGACGAACTCGGGCAGACGCTCACGGCCATGGGCATGGGCCTGGCCCGCCTGGAACACCGTCCCCCGGCCGACGAGGCCGCGTCCCGAAGCCAGGTCGCCGGCCTGCGCGAACTGGCCGCAAACGCCCTGGCCACGGTGCGGCGCATCGCCCGGGAACTGCGGCCGGCCATCCTGGACGATCTGGGGCTGTGCGAGGCCGTAAGCGCCCATACCCGGACCTTTGCCGAAAGCTCCGGGATCGCTGTGGACCTGGAGGTGCCCGAAGTCCCGCCGGATCTCGACCCGGAACAGACCACGGCCCTTTTCCGGGTGCTCCAGGAGGCGTTGACCAATGTGGCCCGGCATGCCGGGGCCACCCGGGTCCGGGTGGGCCTTACGGCCACCAGGCGCGGCCTGGCCCTGACCGTGGCCGACAACGGCCAGGGCGCGCCGGAATCGGCCATACGCGACCCCAGGGCCTACGGATTGCTCGGCATGCGCGAGCGCATGCGCTTTTTCGGCGGCGAGGCGACCGTGAAAAGCGTCCAGGGACAGGGGACCACGGTCACGGCCGCGTTGCCCCTTGGCCCCAGGAGGCGGAAATGA
- a CDS encoding response regulator transcription factor, translating into MTPSGRDSPQPSPLCVLVVDDHAVVRRGVMDIIADMSRDFLFLEAETSRQALALVRDHPCGLVVLDLSLPDESGFETLTAIRLTHPELPVIISSMHVEAEYARRAMALGANGYLGKNAAPGELALAITRVLAGETYVSSGLAGELTTSDGPSGRAGSSRLSPREREVMHRLARGEKLTDVAAAMRVTVQTAGTYRTRIMKKLGLTTTADFFRYALEKGGMLP; encoded by the coding sequence ATGACCCCCTCCGGACGGGACAGCCCCCAGCCGTCCCCGCTTTGCGTCCTGGTGGTGGACGATCACGCCGTGGTCCGGCGTGGGGTCATGGACATCATCGCGGACATGTCCCGGGACTTTCTTTTCCTGGAGGCCGAGACATCGCGGCAGGCCCTGGCCCTCGTGCGGGACCATCCCTGCGGGCTGGTCGTTCTGGATCTGTCCCTGCCCGACGAAAGCGGCTTCGAGACCCTGACCGCAATCCGGCTGACCCACCCGGAACTGCCGGTGATCATCTCCAGCATGCACGTGGAGGCCGAATACGCCCGGCGCGCCATGGCCCTTGGGGCCAACGGCTACCTGGGAAAAAACGCCGCTCCAGGCGAGTTGGCCCTGGCCATCACCCGGGTGCTGGCCGGGGAGACCTACGTCAGTTCCGGACTGGCCGGCGAATTGACCACCAGCGACGGCCCTTCCGGACGCGCCGGGAGCTCCCGCCTGTCGCCACGCGAACGCGAGGTCATGCACCGCCTGGCCCGGGGCGAGAAGCTCACGGACGTGGCCGCGGCCATGCGGGTGACCGTGCAGACCGCCGGGACCTACCGAACCCGGATCATGAAAAAGCTCGGACTGACGACCACGGCCGACTTCTTCCGCTACGCCCTGGAAAAAGGCGGCATGCTGCCCTAG
- a CDS encoding alpha-hydroxy-acid oxidizing protein gives MELGELRKAARERLRGYCRVCRRCDGRACAGEVPGMGGVGTGQGFSANIAALAAWRFNMRVIHGVASPNTAVRLFGLDLSMPVLAAPMTGTTYNFGAPMPEAEFIEALADGCLRAGTVALSGDGADPAMYDSGLAALARHGGRGGAIIKPREHAAVLERISKAEAAGVALTGMDIDGAGLLTMALKGQPVGPKTREELGAIIAATRLPFLVKGIMTVEDAEAAVYAGAAGIVVSNHGGRILDHTPGAAEVLPEIAARVRGRTTILADGGVRTGGDVLKLLALGADAVLVGRPLIVGVVGGGAEGVELLLNKMRGELAAAMILTGTADVTDVDPGIVRR, from the coding sequence ATGGAACTTGGAGAACTGCGCAAGGCCGCCAGGGAGCGGCTTCGGGGATATTGCCGGGTGTGTCGCCGGTGCGACGGACGGGCCTGCGCCGGCGAGGTGCCGGGCATGGGCGGGGTGGGCACGGGCCAGGGATTTTCCGCCAACATCGCGGCCCTGGCCGCCTGGCGCTTCAACATGCGCGTCATTCACGGGGTGGCCAGTCCCAATACCGCCGTGCGCCTTTTCGGCCTGGACCTGTCCATGCCGGTTCTGGCCGCGCCCATGACCGGGACCACCTACAATTTCGGCGCGCCCATGCCCGAGGCTGAGTTCATCGAGGCCCTGGCGGACGGCTGTCTGCGGGCCGGGACCGTGGCCTTAAGCGGCGACGGGGCCGACCCCGCCATGTATGACAGCGGCCTGGCCGCCCTTGCCCGCCACGGCGGACGCGGCGGGGCGATCATCAAGCCCCGGGAGCACGCGGCCGTGCTCGAGCGGATTTCCAAGGCCGAGGCCGCCGGCGTGGCCCTGACGGGCATGGACATCGACGGCGCGGGCCTTTTGACCATGGCCCTCAAGGGCCAGCCCGTGGGTCCCAAGACCCGGGAGGAGCTTGGGGCGATCATCGCCGCCACAAGGCTGCCGTTTCTGGTCAAGGGAATCATGACCGTGGAGGATGCCGAGGCGGCGGTGTACGCCGGGGCGGCGGGTATCGTGGTCTCCAACCACGGCGGCCGCATCCTGGACCATACCCCGGGCGCGGCCGAGGTGTTGCCGGAGATCGCGGCCCGGGTGCGCGGTCGGACCACGATTCTGGCCGACGGCGGGGTGCGCACGGGCGGCGACGTGCTCAAGCTTTTGGCCCTGGGCGCGGACGCGGTCCTCGTCGGGCGGCCCCTGATCGTGGGGGTCGTGGGCGGCGGGGCCGAGGGCGTGGAACTGCTTCTCAACAAGATGCGCGGCGAGCTTGCGGCGGCCATGATCCTGACCGGCACGGCCGACGTGACGGACGTGGACCCGGGCATCGTGCGCCGGTAG
- a CDS encoding ATP-binding protein, which yields MTPSPPHAGPPRFGSLGRSTAVSLVLAAMLLAALTARADPPGGQPPGSVDAAPPVAADSGPPVRSVAQDQDHPTKKNVLYLNSYQPGYKWSDEIFDGIREVLANQTGHIVDLQVEYMDSKKYSDPVLRQALFDLYKYKFRDTSFSVVLVSDNYAFEFAAQYAAELFPGVPVVFCGVNDLRPDMLPDRADITGVEERFDLTGTLDLALALHPGKKRLIVIGDRSVTGIAIANQVRDQLPAYRDRLEWEFWDSYQLGEILGLIERVPADALIFFIPFYQAIGDRFYSAEEVVAEIGRHSDAPIYTCWDFLVGAGTVGGRVIPGREHGRLAASMALRILDGEKASDIPRVAPIGELFLFDYNGLERFHILESALPMGSEILNKPYYFFRIDPQIFWIIVVAMALLAATLVFLVINISRRRTVEEKIRAQLSFLTLLLDNIPQLVFWKDRDQRYQGANKAFAAFFGLTDPAQVVGKTNPEVLPGWWDHAGMAEEADREVMRSETPRRSMRLAFTRGDGDPAWLELNKVPLRDRKGQVVGTLSTAEDVTDKERLEARLRQSQKMEAVGTLAGGLAHDFNNILTTIINSTEMALLDLAGDSRAAADLRRVLSASRRGGGIVRQILTFSRPSRENFREADIALPIMEATGLVAATLPGNIRLETDIQVVSAVCRADPNQIHQVVMNLCANAYQALRGAGGTGGVIRVVLCKTRLSAEEGLPLDLPEGRYLRLTVADDGPGIAPEIIDNIFDPFFTTRKDDGGTGLGLAVVQGIARNHNGRVSVSSAPGKGASFTVHLPCAGAGDKACEIDDPAAVRGTERVLFVEDDASLLETVPRVLCNLGYRVAAEPGADEALKALDKACREGKSGEAFDVVVTDFDMPGKNGFDLARTLSGLAPSLPVVVVSGRFRDVRGADRPPNVREILLKPYDGAALHAAIRRALGEGDGESCRTSWS from the coding sequence ATGACCCCTTCGCCGCCACATGCCGGTCCTCCCCGGTTCGGCAGCCTCGGCCGGTCCACGGCCGTTTCCCTCGTCCTGGCGGCCATGCTCCTTGCGGCCTTGACGGCCCGGGCGGACCCGCCCGGCGGACAGCCCCCGGGCTCTGTGGATGCGGCCCCGCCCGTCGCGGCCGACAGCGGCCCGCCGGTTCGTTCCGTAGCCCAAGACCAGGACCATCCGACCAAAAAAAACGTCCTGTATCTGAATTCCTACCAGCCCGGGTACAAGTGGTCCGACGAGATCTTCGACGGCATCCGGGAGGTCCTGGCCAACCAGACCGGGCACATCGTGGACCTTCAGGTGGAATATATGGACTCCAAGAAATATTCCGACCCGGTCCTGCGACAGGCCCTGTTCGACCTCTACAAATACAAGTTCCGGGACACCTCCTTCTCCGTGGTCCTGGTCTCGGACAACTACGCCTTCGAGTTCGCGGCCCAATACGCGGCCGAACTTTTCCCGGGCGTGCCCGTGGTGTTTTGCGGGGTCAACGACCTGCGCCCGGACATGCTTCCCGACCGCGCGGACATAACCGGGGTGGAGGAACGCTTCGACCTCACAGGCACCCTGGATTTGGCCCTGGCCCTGCACCCCGGCAAGAAACGGCTCATCGTCATCGGCGACCGCTCGGTCACCGGCATCGCCATCGCCAACCAGGTCCGGGACCAACTGCCGGCCTACCGCGACCGCCTGGAGTGGGAATTCTGGGACTCCTATCAGTTGGGCGAGATTTTAGGGCTTATCGAACGCGTGCCCGCCGACGCCCTGATCTTTTTCATCCCCTTCTACCAGGCCATCGGGGACCGCTTCTATTCCGCCGAGGAGGTGGTGGCCGAGATCGGCAGGCACTCCGACGCCCCCATCTACACCTGCTGGGACTTCCTGGTCGGCGCGGGCACCGTGGGCGGCCGGGTCATCCCGGGCCGCGAGCACGGCCGGCTGGCCGCCTCCATGGCCCTGCGCATCCTTGACGGCGAAAAGGCCTCGGACATCCCCAGGGTGGCCCCCATCGGCGAGTTGTTTCTTTTCGATTACAACGGCCTCGAACGCTTCCACATCCTGGAGAGCGCGTTGCCCATGGGCAGCGAGATTTTAAACAAGCCCTACTATTTCTTTCGCATAGACCCCCAGATATTCTGGATCATCGTGGTGGCCATGGCCCTTTTGGCGGCCACCCTGGTCTTTTTGGTCATCAACATCTCCCGCCGCCGCACGGTGGAAGAAAAAATCCGGGCCCAGTTGTCCTTTCTGACCCTGCTTCTGGACAACATCCCCCAGCTCGTCTTCTGGAAGGACCGCGACCAGCGTTACCAGGGGGCCAACAAGGCCTTTGCCGCCTTTTTCGGGCTGACCGATCCGGCCCAGGTGGTGGGCAAGACCAACCCCGAGGTCCTGCCCGGCTGGTGGGACCACGCCGGCATGGCCGAGGAGGCGGATCGGGAGGTCATGCGCTCCGAAACGCCGCGTCGGAGCATGCGCCTGGCCTTCACCCGGGGCGACGGCGACCCGGCCTGGCTCGAACTGAACAAGGTGCCGCTTCGCGACCGCAAGGGCCAGGTGGTGGGCACCTTGAGCACCGCCGAAGACGTCACGGACAAGGAACGCCTGGAGGCCAGGCTGCGGCAGTCCCAGAAGATGGAGGCCGTGGGCACCCTGGCCGGCGGCCTGGCCCACGACTTCAACAACATCCTGACCACCATCATCAATTCCACGGAAATGGCCCTTCTGGACCTCGCGGGCGACTCCCGGGCCGCCGCCGACCTGCGCCGGGTGCTCTCCGCCTCCCGGCGCGGCGGGGGCATCGTGCGCCAGATCCTGACCTTCAGCCGCCCCTCCCGGGAAAACTTCCGGGAGGCGGACATCGCCTTGCCGATCATGGAGGCCACGGGGCTCGTGGCGGCCACCCTGCCCGGCAACATCCGCCTGGAGACGGACATCCAGGTGGTCAGCGCCGTGTGCCGGGCCGACCCCAACCAGATCCACCAGGTGGTCATGAACCTGTGCGCCAACGCCTACCAGGCCCTGCGGGGCGCGGGGGGCACGGGCGGGGTCATCCGGGTGGTCCTGTGCAAAACCAGGCTTTCGGCCGAGGAAGGCCTGCCCCTGGACCTGCCCGAGGGCCGCTACCTGCGTCTGACCGTGGCCGACGACGGGCCGGGCATCGCCCCGGAGATCATAGACAACATCTTCGATCCCTTCTTCACCACCCGCAAGGACGACGGCGGCACGGGACTGGGGCTGGCCGTGGTCCAGGGCATCGCCCGCAACCACAACGGCCGGGTGTCCGTGTCCTCGGCCCCGGGCAAGGGGGCCTCGTTCACGGTCCATCTGCCCTGCGCCGGGGCCGGTGACAAGGCCTGCGAAATCGACGATCCGGCGGCCGTCCGGGGCACGGAGCGGGTCTTGTTCGTGGAGGACGACGCGTCGCTGCTTGAGACCGTACCCCGGGTGCTTTGCAACCTGGGCTACCGGGTGGCCGCCGAACCCGGGGCGGACGAGGCCCTTAAAGCCCTGGACAAGGCCTGCCGGGAAGGGAAAAGCGGGGAGGCCTTCGACGTGGTGGTCACGGACTTCGACATGCCCGGCAAAAACGGCTTCGACCTGGCCCGGACCCTGTCCGGGCTGGCCCCCTCGCTTCCGGTGGTGGTGGTCTCGGGACGCTTTCGCGACGTGCGCGGGGCCGACCGGCCCCCCAACGTGCGGGAGATCCTGCTCAAGCCCTATGACGGGGCCGCCCTGCACGCGGCCATCCGCCGCGCCCTGGGCGAAGGAGACGGCGAGTCATGCCGGACATCCTGGTCATAG
- a CDS encoding sigma-54-dependent transcriptional regulator gives MPDILVIDDDPEIRETMAALASRMGLSYGAAGTLAEGLSLLGARPFGVVLLDVGLPDGDGLSALPRIKALADAPEVIILTGMGDPDGAELAIQAGVWDYLVKPSSIREIMLRLSRALSYREQKRQGQGPVALDLTGAVAESPAMRPCLDQAAAAASSTAAVLLTGETGTGKELFARLIHRNSARAKGPFVVVDCAALTETLVESILFGHKKGAFTGADADRAGLVRAAHGGTLFLDEVGEMPLALQKAFLRVLHERRFRPVGGIEEIESDFRLVAATNRDLSAMIATGAFRRDLYFRLKTITLDLPPLRKRPEDVGPLTLFCLSRLGERYGLPHKGFDADVLAILQEYDWPGNVRELENVLERAFVAAGREKTLYPMHLPQDIRIRVTKSSLLRSRERIAAPAGPPGQHAGEPVRETPPLAGLFSQKLPTLRDFREDMERVYLKRLLAECGGDLKKAMDMSGLSRSHFYALIKKADPEDGQG, from the coding sequence ATGCCGGACATCCTGGTCATAGACGACGATCCCGAGATCCGGGAGACCATGGCCGCCCTGGCCTCGCGCATGGGTCTGTCCTACGGCGCGGCCGGGACCCTGGCCGAAGGGTTGTCCCTGCTTGGAGCGCGGCCTTTTGGCGTGGTCCTTTTGGACGTGGGCCTGCCCGACGGCGACGGCCTGTCCGCCCTGCCCCGGATCAAGGCCCTGGCCGACGCGCCCGAGGTCATCATCCTGACCGGCATGGGCGACCCCGACGGCGCGGAACTGGCCATCCAGGCCGGGGTCTGGGACTATCTGGTCAAGCCCTCGTCGATTAGGGAGATCATGCTGCGCCTGTCCCGAGCCCTGTCCTACCGGGAACAGAAACGCCAGGGGCAGGGACCTGTGGCCCTGGATTTGACCGGGGCGGTGGCCGAAAGCCCGGCCATGCGGCCGTGCCTGGATCAGGCGGCCGCGGCCGCGTCGTCCACGGCGGCCGTGCTTCTCACCGGCGAGACCGGCACGGGCAAGGAGCTCTTCGCCCGGCTCATCCACCGCAACAGCGCCCGGGCCAAGGGACCCTTCGTGGTCGTGGACTGCGCCGCCCTGACCGAGACGCTGGTGGAAAGCATCCTTTTCGGCCACAAAAAAGGGGCCTTCACCGGCGCGGACGCCGACCGGGCCGGGCTTGTCCGGGCGGCCCACGGCGGCACGCTGTTTCTGGACGAGGTGGGCGAGATGCCCCTGGCGCTGCAAAAGGCGTTTTTGCGCGTGCTGCACGAACGCCGCTTCCGGCCCGTGGGCGGGATCGAGGAGATCGAGAGCGATTTTAGGCTGGTGGCGGCCACCAACCGGGACCTGTCGGCCATGATCGCCACCGGGGCATTCCGCCGGGATCTCTATTTCCGCTTAAAGACCATCACCCTGGACCTGCCGCCCCTGCGCAAGCGCCCCGAGGACGTCGGCCCCCTGACCCTTTTTTGCCTAAGCCGCCTCGGCGAGCGCTACGGGCTGCCCCACAAGGGCTTCGACGCCGATGTCCTGGCCATTCTCCAGGAATACGACTGGCCGGGCAATGTCCGCGAGCTGGAAAACGTGCTGGAACGGGCCTTTGTGGCCGCCGGGCGGGAAAAGACCCTCTATCCCATGCACCTGCCCCAGGACATCCGCATCCGGGTCACCAAATCGAGCCTGTTGCGCTCCAGGGAACGGATCGCGGCCCCGGCTGGACCGCCCGGGCAACACGCCGGGGAACCCGTCCGGGAGACGCCCCCCCTGGCCGGACTTTTTTCCCAAAAACTGCCCACCCTGCGCGACTTTCGCGAGGACATGGAGCGCGTCTACCTCAAAAGGCTGCTGGCCGAATGCGGCGGCGACCTGAAAAAGGCCATGGACATGTCCGGGCTTTCCCGCTCCCACTTCTACGCCCTGATCAAGAAGGCCGACCCCGAGGACGGCCAGGGCTGA
- a CDS encoding response regulator, which produces MIRDNAPPDGRTVLVVDDEPSIRRFLRPYLGSQGYRVIEAETGRQALALAGENEPDVILLDLGLPDMDGLEVLAGLSPWTRSKVVVISARGQESQKVAALDAGASDYLTKPFGLAELAARLRAVLRRSPGEEEGLPARVTYGDVDIDFQAHAVTLAGEPVHLTPTEYNLLACLVRHVGKVVTHAMLLREVWGRHSLERDHYVRIHVHKLRRKIEADPARPRHLHTETGVGYRFVP; this is translated from the coding sequence ATGATACGGGACAACGCACCGCCGGACGGGCGGACCGTTCTGGTGGTGGACGACGAGCCGTCCATCCGCCGTTTTTTGCGGCCCTATCTGGGCTCCCAGGGATACCGGGTGATCGAGGCCGAAACGGGCCGCCAGGCCCTGGCCCTGGCCGGGGAGAACGAACCGGATGTCATCCTGCTCGATCTGGGGCTGCCGGACATGGACGGCCTGGAGGTCCTGGCCGGGCTTTCGCCCTGGACGCGTTCCAAGGTGGTGGTCATTTCGGCCCGGGGCCAGGAGTCCCAGAAGGTGGCCGCCCTGGACGCCGGGGCCAGCGACTATCTGACCAAGCCCTTCGGGCTGGCGGAACTGGCGGCCCGGCTGCGGGCGGTCCTGCGCCGGAGTCCGGGGGAGGAGGAGGGCCTGCCGGCCCGGGTGACATACGGGGACGTGGACATCGATTTCCAGGCCCACGCCGTGACCCTGGCCGGGGAACCAGTGCATCTGACGCCCACGGAATACAACCTGCTTGCCTGCCTGGTGCGCCACGTCGGGAAGGTGGTCACCCACGCCATGCTTCTTCGCGAGGTGTGGGGCAGGCACAGCCTGGAGCGGGACCACTACGTGCGCATCCACGTGCACAAGCTGCGTCGCAAGATCGAGGCCGATCCGGCCCGGCCCAGGCACCTGCACACGGAGACCGGGGTGGGCTACCGATTTGTGCCCTGA
- a CDS encoding sensor histidine kinase: MRDEDNRPNPDALLEMARREEDHKRRGRLRIFLGMAPGVGKTYAMLEAAGQKRAEGLDVVCGVVETHGRKETETLLEPLTVLPRRRLDYKGREVLEFDLDATLARRPGLVLVDELAHHNAPGSRHPKRWRDVEELLDHGLDVWTTLNVQHLESLNDVVAQITGVRVRETVPDAVLERAESVILVDLPPEDLLQRLQDGKVYLPRQAEWAAENFFRSGNLSALRELALRCTANRVNTEVLIYRKGHAITTTWPTAERILVCVGPSPSSATLVRAAKRLADGLRAPWMALFVQSHPGGEDQSRALANLRLAQELGAETHVAPGWQVARQTVEFARLHNVTRIVIGKPMRKRLADYLRPSPVDEIVRQSEEIDVHVIKGSPGRAPRTRPSLRPAGISWRDHALALGVVAGTTALCLAVFPYLALANLIMLYLLGVMVTAVRLSRAATVTASAASVLAFDFFFVPPRFTFSVSDAAYVVTFVVMFVAALVISGLASRLRAQAESAARLERQAQALSALTRELAGARGAQNLMRAVLSHLSAVFECRGFALLPGASGRLEQAVVTPERDTLGDRELGVAQWVFENGKPAGATTQTLAEAEGLFVPLAGTNGPLGVLGLLPRDGEARERLALPDRQRLLDAFARQAGLALEVDRLEEEAKANMVEAEREKLRAAILSTVTHDFRTPLAAIAGSAESLLSLGEGADPGVRRSLLENIFEESARLGRLVDNLLRMAALESGTVTANLEPTPLEEVAGSALSRVGGLLAGHRVRVDIPADLPHPPMDGVLMEQVFVNLLENAAKYAPPGSEVALSAARVAGGVEIRVCDDGPGLPPGDPERLFERFRRGDRQGPGGHGLGLSICRAIVKIHGGAIRAENRKPRGACFVVTLKAP, encoded by the coding sequence AGACCCTGCTCGAACCCCTGACCGTCCTGCCCCGCCGCCGTCTGGACTACAAGGGCCGCGAGGTCCTGGAATTCGACCTGGACGCGACCCTGGCCCGGCGTCCTGGCCTGGTCCTGGTGGACGAACTGGCCCACCATAACGCCCCGGGTTCGCGCCACCCCAAGCGCTGGCGGGACGTGGAGGAGCTTTTGGACCATGGCCTGGACGTGTGGACCACGCTCAATGTCCAGCATCTGGAAAGTTTGAACGACGTGGTGGCCCAGATCACCGGCGTCCGGGTCCGGGAGACCGTACCCGACGCCGTGCTGGAGCGGGCCGAGTCGGTCATCCTGGTGGATTTGCCGCCCGAGGACCTGCTGCAGCGGCTTCAGGACGGCAAGGTCTACCTGCCCCGGCAGGCCGAATGGGCCGCCGAGAACTTTTTCCGGTCCGGGAACCTGAGCGCCCTGCGCGAACTGGCCCTGCGCTGTACGGCCAACCGGGTGAACACCGAGGTCCTCATCTACCGCAAGGGCCACGCCATCACCACCACCTGGCCCACGGCCGAACGCATCCTGGTGTGCGTGGGACCCTCGCCCAGCTCGGCCACCCTGGTGCGCGCGGCCAAAAGGCTGGCCGACGGCCTGCGCGCGCCCTGGATGGCCCTTTTCGTGCAAAGCCACCCCGGCGGCGAGGATCAGTCCCGGGCCCTGGCCAACCTGCGCCTGGCCCAGGAACTGGGGGCCGAGACCCATGTGGCCCCGGGATGGCAGGTGGCCCGTCAGACCGTGGAGTTCGCCCGGCTGCACAACGTCACCCGCATCGTCATCGGCAAGCCTATGCGCAAAAGGCTGGCGGACTACCTGCGCCCCAGCCCGGTGGACGAGATCGTGCGCCAAAGCGAGGAGATCGACGTCCATGTGATCAAGGGCAGTCCCGGCCGCGCGCCCAGGACCCGGCCGTCCCTTCGGCCGGCGGGGATTTCCTGGCGGGACCATGCCCTGGCCCTGGGGGTGGTGGCCGGGACCACGGCCCTGTGCCTGGCCGTCTTTCCCTATCTGGCCCTGGCCAACCTGATCATGCTCTATCTGCTGGGGGTGATGGTCACGGCCGTGCGCCTGTCCCGGGCGGCCACGGTCACGGCCTCGGCGGCCTCGGTCCTGGCCTTCGACTTTTTTTTCGTGCCCCCCCGGTTCACCTTTTCCGTGTCCGACGCGGCCTATGTGGTCACCTTCGTGGTCATGTTCGTGGCCGCCCTGGTCATAAGCGGCCTGGCCTCGCGGCTTCGGGCCCAGGCCGAGAGCGCCGCCCGCCTGGAGCGCCAGGCCCAGGCCCTAAGCGCCCTGACCCGGGAGCTTGCGGGCGCCCGGGGCGCCCAAAATCTCATGCGGGCCGTGCTGTCCCACCTTTCCGCGGTGTTCGAGTGCCGCGGCTTCGCCCTGTTGCCCGGGGCATCGGGCCGGCTGGAGCAGGCCGTGGTCACCCCGGAGCGGGACACCCTGGGGGATCGGGAACTGGGCGTGGCCCAGTGGGTTTTCGAGAACGGCAAGCCCGCCGGGGCCACCACCCAGACCCTGGCCGAGGCCGAGGGCCTGTTCGTGCCCCTGGCCGGGACGAACGGACCGCTCGGTGTTTTGGGGCTTTTGCCTCGCGACGGGGAGGCCCGGGAAAGGCTGGCCCTGCCGGATCGGCAACGCCTTCTGGACGCGTTTGCCCGTCAGGCCGGACTGGCCCTGGAGGTGGACCGTCTGGAGGAGGAGGCCAAGGCCAACATGGTCGAGGCCGAGCGGGAGAAGCTGCGGGCGGCCATCCTGTCCACCGTGACCCACGACTTCCGCACCCCCTTGGCGGCCATCGCCGGTTCGGCGGAAAGTCTTCTGAGCCTTGGGGAAGGCGCGGACCCCGGGGTGCGGCGTTCGCTTCTGGAGAACATCTTCGAGGAATCGGCCCGCCTGGGCAGGCTGGTGGACAACCTTTTGCGCATGGCCGCCCTGGAGTCGGGCACGGTGACCGCCAACCTCGAACCCACCCCCCTGGAGGAGGTGGCCGGATCGGCCCTGTCCCGGGTGGGCGGGCTGCTGGCCGGTCACCGGGTACGGGTGGACATTCCGGCCGATCTGCCCCATCCCCCCATGGACGGGGTGCTCATGGAACAGGTGTTCGTCAATCTTTTGGAGAACGCGGCCAAATACGCCCCGCCGGGCAGCGAGGTGGCGTTGTCGGCCGCCCGGGTGGCCGGGGGGGTGGAGATACGGGTGTGCGACGACGGCCCGGGCCTGCCGCCTGGAGACCCGGAACGGCTTTTCGAACGTTTCCGGCGCGGCGACCGACAGGGACCGGGCGGCCACGGCCTGGGGCTGTCCATCTGCCGGGCCATCGTCAAGATCCATGGCGGCGCGATCCGGGCCGAGAACCGCAAACCCCGGGGGGCATGCTTCGTGGTCACCCTGAAGGCGCCCTGA